A genomic window from Candidatus Pelagisphaera phototrophica includes:
- a CDS encoding DNA polymerase III subunit alpha: MANRYIELHARTAFSFLRGASRPKELAVACADAELDAMAVCDRGGVYGTPRFYKEARAQGVRPIVGCELAMEDGSALPLLIKSRQGYRNLCKLLTRAQLRSEKGEGQVAWDELPEFAEGMVALTGDEDGPLYQAWRQDGVSGLDRSLKRLREIFADEDLGLEVQRHLIRGEERWVATMRDLAVASGLPLVATNGVCYATPAGRLTQDVFTCLREKTHLDKAGMLLSRNAQRFVKPAKEMGYLFRDMPEAIKNTLGIAERCEFSLENLGYEFPRFPVPRGESMDSFLEKIVWFGAEQRYRSLSLVVKRQLRHELSIIARLGFSGYFLIVWDLVNYCREHNIMAQGRGSAANSAVCYSLGITPVDPVEGRLLFERFLNEERRSWPDIDIDLPSGDRREQVIQEVYRRYGRNGAAMTANVITYRGRSAAREIGKVFGFSDEVLGRFSSLYGSHNYSHEISISEQFEKSGIASSHPRASALARLFPMILGLPRHLGQHSGGMIICEGELDSVVPLEPASMPGRTVVQWDKEDCEDMGMVKVDLLGLGMMAVMQDAFEAVRAKGKSIDLASIPKDDKATYEMMQKADTIGVFQIESRAQMATLPRMKPNEFYDVVIEVGIIRPGPIQGNMVNPYLERRAGRQKIEYIDDRLKPMLERTLGVALFQEQILKVAMVMADFSGAQAEELRRAVSFYRIDDRINQVTQDLVKAMRERKVPEEKIEQVVRSVSSFAHYGFPESHAISFGLLAYASTYLKAHYPAEFYVALLNNQPMGFYSPATLIQDAKRHGIRVRAVDVSVSGWRCIVESEQSIRLGLTMVNGVSRFHAEAMLRAREEYGFTDLRDFRKRTRFDRDELRTLASIGALNCFEKSRRHALWSVESSYDPEDLFADAEVEDNRGLSPLEVMTHVERLQADYRGVGVTVGSHPMAAVRDRLSQVWTSVDLDHTPHGNRVRVAGQVICRQRPGTAKGFLFISLEDETGISNIVVMPQMFERSRLVITQERFLLISGTLQNLQNVIHVKAEKIEPLVVGALPAANSYDFH; this comes from the coding sequence ATGGCTAATCGCTACATCGAACTGCATGCACGGACGGCGTTTAGCTTCTTGCGAGGGGCGTCGCGGCCTAAGGAGTTGGCGGTGGCTTGTGCGGATGCGGAGCTGGATGCGATGGCGGTTTGTGATCGAGGGGGTGTTTATGGGACGCCACGTTTTTATAAGGAAGCGCGTGCACAGGGAGTGCGTCCCATCGTGGGCTGTGAACTGGCGATGGAAGATGGGAGCGCTTTACCGTTATTGATTAAATCGCGACAGGGATATCGAAATTTGTGTAAGCTTCTGACTCGGGCCCAGCTGCGGTCGGAGAAGGGTGAGGGGCAGGTGGCTTGGGACGAACTGCCAGAGTTTGCAGAAGGAATGGTCGCTTTGACAGGGGATGAGGATGGGCCGCTTTACCAAGCGTGGCGACAGGACGGAGTTTCGGGTCTAGATAGAAGTTTAAAGCGTCTTCGAGAGATTTTTGCCGACGAAGATTTGGGGCTCGAAGTTCAGCGGCATTTGATTCGAGGAGAGGAGCGCTGGGTGGCGACGATGCGTGACTTGGCAGTCGCTTCGGGTCTGCCGCTTGTGGCGACTAATGGAGTCTGTTATGCGACGCCAGCGGGCCGGCTGACTCAGGACGTCTTTACCTGCTTGAGAGAGAAGACGCATTTGGACAAGGCAGGAATGTTGCTAAGTCGGAATGCCCAGCGCTTTGTCAAGCCAGCGAAAGAGATGGGGTATTTGTTTCGGGATATGCCCGAGGCTATTAAAAACACACTTGGCATTGCGGAACGTTGTGAATTCTCGTTGGAGAATCTTGGATACGAGTTTCCTCGTTTTCCTGTACCTCGAGGGGAATCTATGGATTCTTTTTTGGAGAAGATTGTCTGGTTTGGGGCGGAACAGCGGTATCGGAGTCTGAGTCTGGTGGTGAAGCGTCAACTGCGTCATGAGCTTAGCATCATTGCCCGTTTAGGCTTTTCCGGCTATTTTCTGATTGTCTGGGATTTGGTGAACTACTGCCGAGAGCACAATATCATGGCTCAAGGACGAGGAAGTGCGGCCAATAGCGCGGTTTGCTATAGCTTGGGGATTACGCCGGTGGATCCCGTGGAAGGGCGATTGCTCTTCGAGCGCTTCTTGAATGAGGAGCGAAGGAGTTGGCCGGATATAGACATCGATTTGCCTAGCGGGGACCGACGGGAACAGGTAATCCAGGAAGTGTACCGGCGTTATGGTCGAAATGGGGCAGCTATGACTGCGAATGTGATTACCTACCGTGGGCGGAGCGCGGCTCGGGAAATTGGCAAGGTCTTTGGCTTTTCTGATGAGGTTTTAGGACGTTTTTCCTCGTTGTATGGAAGCCATAACTACTCGCATGAGATCTCGATTTCTGAGCAATTCGAGAAGTCGGGAATCGCTTCTAGTCATCCGAGAGCGTCTGCCTTGGCTCGGTTGTTTCCTATGATTTTGGGCCTACCGCGGCACTTGGGCCAGCATTCAGGAGGCATGATTATTTGTGAAGGTGAGCTAGACTCAGTGGTGCCGTTAGAGCCAGCGAGCATGCCGGGGCGAACCGTGGTTCAGTGGGACAAGGAGGACTGTGAGGATATGGGGATGGTGAAGGTGGACTTGTTGGGTCTAGGAATGATGGCGGTAATGCAAGATGCTTTCGAAGCGGTGAGGGCTAAGGGGAAGAGTATCGACCTCGCGAGTATTCCCAAAGACGACAAGGCAACCTATGAGATGATGCAGAAGGCCGATACGATCGGGGTTTTCCAGATTGAGAGTCGAGCTCAGATGGCGACTCTGCCGCGGATGAAACCGAATGAGTTCTACGACGTTGTTATCGAGGTGGGAATCATCCGACCCGGTCCCATTCAGGGAAACATGGTGAATCCTTATTTGGAGCGACGGGCAGGTCGGCAAAAGATTGAGTATATTGACGATCGCCTTAAACCGATGTTGGAACGGACATTGGGGGTGGCCCTTTTTCAGGAGCAAATTCTGAAAGTGGCGATGGTTATGGCTGATTTCTCTGGCGCTCAGGCCGAGGAACTACGACGGGCGGTGAGTTTCTATCGAATAGATGACCGGATTAACCAGGTGACGCAGGACTTGGTGAAAGCGATGCGCGAACGAAAGGTTCCGGAAGAGAAAATTGAACAGGTAGTTAGGTCGGTCTCCAGTTTTGCCCATTATGGTTTTCCAGAGAGTCATGCGATTTCGTTTGGGTTGCTGGCTTACGCTAGTACTTACTTAAAGGCTCACTACCCTGCGGAGTTTTATGTGGCATTATTGAACAATCAGCCGATGGGTTTCTATTCACCGGCGACCTTGATCCAAGACGCTAAGCGGCATGGTATTCGGGTTCGAGCGGTGGATGTTTCGGTTTCTGGATGGCGGTGCATCGTGGAGAGCGAACAGTCGATCCGACTGGGTCTGACCATGGTAAATGGAGTGAGCCGTTTTCATGCGGAAGCTATGCTGAGAGCTAGGGAGGAGTATGGGTTTACTGATTTGCGGGACTTTAGAAAGCGGACTCGTTTCGACCGGGACGAATTGCGAACGCTGGCTTCAATCGGAGCTTTGAATTGTTTCGAGAAGAGCCGGCGGCATGCCTTGTGGTCGGTGGAGTCGAGCTACGATCCAGAGGACTTGTTTGCGGATGCAGAGGTGGAGGATAATCGTGGACTGAGTCCGTTGGAGGTAATGACGCACGTAGAGCGTCTGCAGGCGGATTATCGGGGTGTAGGCGTGACGGTGGGCTCGCACCCCATGGCTGCAGTTCGGGATCGACTGTCGCAGGTCTGGACGTCAGTGGACTTGGATCACACGCCGCATGGAAACCGGGTTAGAGTGGCGGGACAGGTAATTTGCCGTCAACGGCCGGGAACGGCGAAGGGTTTTTTGTTTATTTCGCTAGAAGATGAGACGGGGATATCCAACATTGTAGTGATGCCGCAGATGTTCGAGCGTAGTCGGCTTGTGATTACACAGGAAAGATTCCTCCTGATTTCAGGAACGCTGCAGAACTTGCAAAACGTAATCCACGTGAAAGCCGAGAAAATAGAACCGCTGGTAGTGGGGGCGCTGCCGGCTGCGAACTCGTATGATTTTCACTAG
- a CDS encoding Y-family DNA polymerase: MYTVIDIPRFPLQAVLRLEEGLRGRPVVLVDESLAKPLVIDCTRAAERAGALPGLSLPQAIARCEEVVVRYCSEKAEALAGRALFDCAYSLSPRVEETYPGVCSIGLVGVNWKTLVDSCQEIVSVLRGLGLRGRIGVGATPDIALFVARKSKGVTVVGELSLQGRADCPQSAGAVEDGWPAMVAEPERTGLPHRSLKEFLNSLPIEAVEPSEELEAILDQWGIHWAGAFAQLSREEVGKRLGAEGLAFWDRISGREERPLRISELPEVYEESLEFEYEVDTLEPLLFLIRRFLDQLCLRLRVSALVVESIHLKLELADIRLEDGERIEAMEISLKIPDPTSDSEALFMMLSTRLEKMDTDSAVVGLRLKVDPIDRNESQLGLFETSLKDSHRFTQTLAQVAGIVGADNVGRPSLELSGRPEGMTLERLPTTTPPMKGLGTKAQFGLVLRRFRPPLKAEVRVGERRPIWFRCSRAGGMVAQCRGPWAHSGQWWESGGWNRLEWDVELKAGGVYRLVKERTQWMVEGMYD; this comes from the coding sequence ATGTACACGGTGATTGATATTCCGCGTTTTCCCTTGCAGGCGGTCCTGCGGCTGGAAGAAGGGCTTCGGGGGAGGCCGGTTGTTCTGGTGGACGAATCGCTGGCTAAGCCACTGGTGATCGACTGTACGCGAGCGGCGGAAAGGGCAGGGGCACTTCCTGGCTTGAGCTTGCCACAGGCGATCGCCCGCTGCGAGGAGGTCGTCGTTCGCTACTGTTCGGAGAAAGCGGAAGCCTTGGCGGGGCGAGCCCTGTTCGATTGCGCCTATTCGCTGTCGCCTCGAGTGGAGGAGACCTATCCTGGGGTGTGTTCGATTGGCCTGGTCGGGGTTAATTGGAAGACGCTTGTAGATTCTTGTCAGGAAATCGTATCTGTTTTGAGGGGACTTGGCTTGAGAGGACGCATAGGAGTTGGGGCCACGCCAGATATCGCCTTATTCGTCGCCCGCAAATCAAAGGGTGTTACGGTTGTGGGGGAGCTCTCTTTACAAGGTAGGGCTGACTGTCCTCAGTCAGCCGGTGCGGTGGAGGATGGGTGGCCGGCGATGGTCGCAGAGCCGGAAAGGACCGGTCTTCCTCACCGTTCGTTAAAGGAATTCTTGAACTCCCTTCCGATAGAGGCCGTGGAACCCTCGGAGGAGCTGGAGGCGATTTTGGATCAATGGGGGATTCATTGGGCGGGGGCCTTTGCCCAGCTGTCTCGAGAGGAGGTGGGCAAGCGACTGGGCGCGGAGGGCTTGGCCTTCTGGGATCGGATTTCAGGTCGGGAGGAGCGGCCATTGCGAATTTCGGAACTGCCCGAAGTTTACGAAGAGTCGCTAGAATTCGAATACGAAGTCGATACGCTGGAGCCCTTGCTGTTTCTCATTCGCCGTTTTCTGGATCAACTTTGTCTGCGACTGCGGGTATCCGCCCTGGTGGTCGAGTCCATCCACTTGAAGCTAGAGCTGGCGGATATTCGTTTGGAGGATGGAGAGCGGATCGAAGCGATGGAGATATCGCTCAAAATCCCAGACCCTACTAGCGATTCGGAGGCATTGTTCATGATGCTGTCGACTCGGCTGGAGAAAATGGATACTGATTCGGCAGTGGTGGGTCTCCGTCTTAAAGTCGATCCGATTGATCGAAACGAAAGCCAGCTAGGCTTGTTCGAAACGAGCCTGAAAGATTCGCATCGGTTTACCCAAACCTTGGCTCAGGTGGCGGGGATTGTCGGGGCGGACAATGTGGGCCGGCCCAGCCTGGAACTGAGTGGGCGGCCTGAGGGAATGACGCTCGAGCGTTTGCCAACGACAACGCCTCCGATGAAAGGACTGGGGACGAAAGCGCAGTTCGGATTGGTCCTGCGCCGTTTTCGTCCCCCGTTGAAGGCGGAAGTCAGGGTAGGGGAAAGGCGTCCCATTTGGTTTCGCTGTTCCCGGGCAGGCGGGATGGTGGCCCAGTGCCGAGGCCCTTGGGCCCACTCGGGGCAATGGTGGGAGTCCGGAGGATGGAACCGGCTGGAATGGGATGTGGAACTGAAGGCTGGCGGAGTGTACCGCCTCGTGAAGGAGCGGACACAGTGGATGGTCGAGGGGATGTATGACTGA
- a CDS encoding PrsW family intramembrane metalloprotease produces MSNWQTNLRQKSYSQSFIWKSAITILLCGLSIGALVDLLTDSKAGQLRQHIALEFSNPNFPYSDNSLVKSSIAPTALITQLENEGITIEEFFIIGPYLYPYYQGELAKRIDGLLGGQFDTELASMLGDYLASFAGPEDPRRENLESKASQEFPPRYANRLLGEIEARNGYYHRAYPYFKREGQFPDARQSRERAVNMLLRNDKFDELQALLNDPAYEELISFRVRLDIATHQKDWLEVAKLLPFERFSNFDVPMAIIAGITAIVWAALLFRLGQISPWLSRTSSLCLLALFAGALSTIPTVFLVIVEDTYVGYQPDGDLIRMLAFFIGGVGLREEFCKLLFFLPFAIYFAKQGEERDAFIVASFVGLGFAAEENIGYFSQSLALAAPGRFLTANFFHIALTGMGGLYLCRALRRSNYNDFFYIFGIMIVVHGLYNTLLSLPQSDVGPFFAMTVFILLSMHYFRELYSMSVRTVPTYSLSFLFVSGLCLILSGLIIFQASQIGLSTGLLLITPEVIGSVVIVFMFFREFNEALGA; encoded by the coding sequence ATGAGCAATTGGCAGACCAACCTAAGGCAGAAATCGTATAGCCAATCCTTTATCTGGAAGTCGGCTATCACTATTCTGCTGTGCGGGTTATCCATCGGGGCTCTGGTCGATTTGCTTACTGATTCAAAAGCAGGCCAGCTCCGCCAGCATATTGCCCTCGAATTCTCGAATCCAAATTTTCCCTACTCGGACAACTCCCTCGTTAAAAGCAGCATCGCTCCGACCGCCTTGATTACCCAATTGGAAAACGAAGGCATTACGATAGAGGAGTTCTTTATTATCGGGCCCTATCTTTACCCGTACTATCAAGGCGAATTGGCAAAGCGTATCGATGGACTATTGGGCGGTCAATTCGACACAGAGCTGGCATCGATGCTAGGAGACTATCTAGCCTCCTTTGCAGGCCCGGAAGATCCTCGGAGAGAAAATCTGGAATCGAAAGCCTCTCAGGAATTCCCACCGCGATACGCGAACCGACTTCTTGGAGAGATTGAAGCGCGAAATGGCTATTACCACAGAGCCTACCCCTACTTTAAGCGAGAAGGCCAATTCCCCGATGCCCGACAATCCCGCGAACGCGCTGTCAACATGCTGCTTCGCAATGACAAATTCGACGAGCTGCAAGCGCTTCTCAACGACCCAGCTTATGAGGAGCTCATCAGTTTCCGCGTTCGACTCGATATTGCCACCCACCAGAAGGATTGGCTGGAGGTCGCTAAGCTACTCCCCTTTGAGCGTTTCTCAAATTTCGATGTGCCGATGGCCATCATCGCAGGAATCACCGCGATTGTTTGGGCGGCCCTCCTGTTCCGACTCGGCCAGATAAGTCCTTGGCTAAGTCGAACCAGCTCCTTGTGCTTACTCGCGCTTTTCGCTGGAGCGCTAAGCACGATCCCAACTGTTTTCCTTGTCATCGTCGAGGATACTTACGTTGGGTATCAGCCAGATGGAGACCTCATCCGGATGCTTGCTTTCTTCATCGGAGGAGTTGGTTTGAGAGAAGAGTTTTGCAAGCTGCTTTTCTTTCTGCCTTTTGCGATCTACTTCGCCAAACAAGGCGAAGAGCGCGACGCATTCATCGTTGCCAGCTTCGTAGGCCTTGGCTTCGCAGCGGAAGAGAATATTGGTTACTTTTCACAATCGCTCGCACTCGCAGCTCCAGGGCGGTTTCTGACCGCAAACTTCTTCCATATCGCTCTGACCGGGATGGGAGGGCTGTATCTTTGCCGAGCTTTACGGCGTTCGAACTACAACGATTTTTTCTACATCTTCGGGATCATGATCGTCGTGCACGGTCTCTACAACACTCTGCTATCCTTGCCTCAATCGGATGTCGGACCATTCTTCGCGATGACCGTCTTCATCCTACTTTCAATGCACTATTTTCGAGAACTCTACTCGATGAGCGTGCGGACGGTTCCAACCTACAGTCTAAGCTTTCTCTTCGTATCGGGTCTCTGCCTGATTCTCTCCGGTCTCATCATTTTTCAAGCTTCCCAAATTGGCCTATCCACAGGACTTTTACTGATTACCCCAGAAGTGATTGGAAGCGTCGTAATCGTCTTCATGTTCTTTCGAGAATTCAACGAAGCCTTAGGGGCTTGA
- a CDS encoding glucose-6-phosphate dehydrogenase assembly protein OpcA: MNFILHFGFEASTEESEELFQSVISFSRRYPCRIIALCPSRDKNATGQGIVCKIFSECYIGEGQGDMSCCEAIIFGYTLKQKQYLEDQISIFLESDLPTYYWPYRFDSPENLSDYQSFFKNVNRVVVDTASETYQPHMLDIAEPEKVYDLAFARTLSARQSIGQFFSVFSAEDIVDRLNRIEIVTSADHEAEMVALGNWIQSVLGDCGNCVDKTKPAESVSCSLSVDPQSVPTLRFSYGNGSSAECMLDFKSGVAHLRANISGDDHAMNAAIHLLNPDDALAESLFFG; this comes from the coding sequence ATGAATTTCATTCTTCACTTTGGTTTTGAAGCCTCCACCGAGGAGTCTGAGGAACTCTTTCAGTCAGTAATTAGTTTTTCCCGGCGGTACCCTTGTCGAATCATTGCCCTGTGCCCCTCTCGCGATAAGAATGCTACAGGGCAGGGGATTGTCTGCAAGATTTTCTCGGAGTGCTACATTGGAGAAGGTCAAGGGGATATGAGTTGCTGTGAAGCGATCATATTTGGTTACACCCTCAAGCAGAAACAGTATCTTGAGGATCAAATTTCCATATTCCTAGAAAGCGACCTCCCAACGTACTACTGGCCCTATCGATTCGATTCTCCGGAAAATCTCTCGGACTACCAGTCTTTTTTCAAAAACGTAAATCGTGTCGTGGTCGATACCGCCTCTGAGACGTATCAGCCGCATATGCTGGATATCGCAGAGCCTGAAAAGGTGTATGACTTGGCATTCGCCCGGACACTCTCAGCGAGACAGAGTATTGGGCAATTCTTCAGTGTATTTTCTGCAGAGGACATCGTGGATAGATTGAATAGGATTGAAATCGTGACCTCCGCGGATCACGAAGCGGAAATGGTCGCTTTAGGTAATTGGATACAAAGTGTTCTGGGGGATTGCGGAAACTGCGTCGATAAAACCAAACCAGCAGAAAGCGTATCCTGTAGTTTATCTGTCGATCCACAGTCTGTTCCAACGCTGAGATTTTCATACGGCAATGGCAGCTCCGCCGAATGCATGCTGGATTTCAAATCAGGAGTGGCGCACTTGAGGGCAAATATTAGTGGAGACGACCACGCTATGAACGCTGCGATCCATTTGCTCAATCCGGATGATGCCTTGGCTGAGTCGCTATTCTTTGGCTAG
- the zwf gene encoding glucose-6-phosphate dehydrogenase: MSQDSRHPFLKGLSKHRGAQPTIITIFGASGDLCARKLVPAIYNLAVDNLLPPEFSLIGYGRKPIPDEEFRKLAHDSIKEFSRRSLNEEIWKRIEDNTYYCSGGYDELDAFKALEAKIESIEKEMGREAQSVIYISTPPSVFEPIIVNLGASGLATRYQDSGSHTKVVIEKPFGKDLESARHLNKVIQGVLQERQVYRIDHYLGKETVQDLLVQRFANSIFEPLWNRQYVDNVQITVSESLGVGTRGGYYEQSGATRDMIQNHTMQLLALTAMEPPVSLDPEAIRDEKVKLLKAIKPLNLDYAHSDVVRAQYKEGLVDGAKVQGYRQEEGVSADSETETYAALRLNISNWRWEGVPFYLRSGKRMPRRVTEISIQFKRPPSTLFSENEMFNLAANSLVFQIQPDEGSTVLLNAKIPGLQTRTQPVKMHFKYSATFGSNTPEAYERLVLDAMLGDGTLFIRGDETEASWNLITPLHDFWASEGQRGMENYVSGSWGPLAADRLPWDNTHEWRRP, encoded by the coding sequence ATGTCACAAGATTCGCGCCATCCCTTTTTGAAAGGTCTCAGTAAGCACAGAGGAGCACAGCCCACGATCATCACCATTTTTGGCGCTTCTGGAGACTTGTGCGCGCGAAAACTCGTACCCGCTATTTACAATCTTGCGGTGGACAATCTCCTTCCACCCGAATTCTCGCTTATTGGCTACGGCCGTAAACCTATTCCGGATGAAGAGTTTCGTAAGCTAGCCCACGATTCGATTAAAGAGTTCTCGCGCCGATCGCTGAACGAAGAAATTTGGAAACGGATCGAGGATAACACTTACTATTGTAGTGGCGGCTATGATGAACTCGACGCGTTCAAGGCTCTTGAAGCGAAGATTGAGTCCATCGAGAAAGAAATGGGTCGTGAGGCCCAAAGCGTCATTTACATATCGACACCCCCATCGGTCTTCGAACCGATTATTGTTAACCTTGGGGCCAGTGGTTTGGCGACCCGGTACCAGGACTCGGGCAGTCATACCAAGGTGGTGATCGAAAAGCCATTTGGCAAGGACCTTGAGTCGGCTCGACATTTGAATAAGGTGATCCAAGGCGTGCTTCAGGAGCGACAGGTGTATCGAATAGACCACTACTTAGGTAAGGAAACAGTACAAGACTTGCTGGTACAGCGTTTTGCAAATTCGATTTTTGAGCCCCTCTGGAATCGCCAGTATGTGGATAATGTGCAAATCACGGTATCCGAATCACTGGGTGTCGGAACGCGAGGCGGGTATTACGAGCAGAGCGGGGCTACACGGGACATGATCCAGAATCACACCATGCAGCTCCTTGCCCTGACCGCTATGGAGCCCCCCGTCTCACTGGATCCGGAAGCGATTCGTGATGAAAAGGTGAAACTGCTGAAGGCGATCAAGCCGCTCAACCTGGACTATGCTCACAGCGACGTTGTTCGAGCCCAATACAAAGAAGGCCTTGTCGATGGAGCGAAGGTCCAAGGGTACCGTCAAGAGGAGGGCGTTTCGGCTGATTCGGAAACTGAAACTTATGCGGCGTTGCGGTTGAATATTAGCAATTGGCGATGGGAAGGGGTCCCCTTTTATTTGCGGTCTGGAAAACGGATGCCTCGTAGAGTCACGGAAATATCGATACAGTTCAAGCGCCCGCCATCAACGCTGTTCAGCGAAAACGAAATGTTTAATTTGGCAGCCAATTCCCTCGTGTTTCAAATTCAGCCAGATGAAGGTTCAACCGTTTTGTTGAACGCGAAAATACCAGGATTGCAGACTCGCACTCAGCCCGTTAAGATGCACTTCAAATATAGTGCGACTTTTGGTTCCAACACGCCAGAGGCGTACGAAAGACTAGTACTAGATGCTATGCTCGGCGATGGAACGTTGTTTATTCGGGGTGATGAAACAGAAGCGTCTTGGAATCTAATTACTCCCCTGCATGATTTTTGGGCTAGTGAAGGTCAGAGGGGCATGGAAAATTATGTATCAGGATCCTGGGGACCGCTGGCAGCGGACCGACTTCCTTGGGATAATACGCATGAATGGCGGAGGCCTTAA
- a CDS encoding YraN family protein, whose protein sequence is MEDRTSKSSIGRRGEQESERFLRAKGFKILARNWRAGKDEIDLICKDDEILVFVETRTRRTGALVGGFDSIDARKRKALNRVCCAYIAKLKPHPSSFRLDVVEIEHEEGEILATRHFENAVLFGKEAGRGH, encoded by the coding sequence GTGGAGGATCGCACCTCAAAGTCATCGATCGGAAGGAGGGGCGAGCAAGAATCGGAGCGTTTCCTCAGAGCAAAAGGATTCAAGATACTAGCCCGCAATTGGCGAGCGGGCAAGGACGAGATTGATCTCATTTGTAAGGATGATGAGATTCTTGTGTTTGTTGAAACACGAACGCGTCGGACCGGGGCACTGGTCGGCGGCTTTGACTCTATTGACGCACGCAAAAGAAAGGCCTTAAATCGTGTGTGCTGCGCTTACATTGCGAAGCTCAAGCCTCATCCGAGTTCCTTCCGTCTCGATGTGGTTGAAATTGAACATGAAGAGGGAGAGATTCTGGCGACCCGGCATTTTGAAAACGCGGTTCTTTTTGGCAAGGAAGCCGGAAGAGGTCACTAG